The Nicotiana tabacum cultivar K326 chromosome 1, ASM71507v2, whole genome shotgun sequence genome segment GGTTGGTAGAAAAAGGTAAAAATTAACTGGGTTGGCCACTTTTTAAGGGACGATTATTAGAGTTTAGCTATATTTTAAATTGTAGTAGTAAATTAGATATTTCGATTAAATTGACATATTGCCCCAACTAAAATACGGAGTTTGAAATTTTGACCAGTGAAACCCCAATAAACTATGTTGGAATTTCCAAAATTCATTAATTTTGAACCTTTACTAGTACAAAATCTAAACTCTGTAAATGAATCCTCATTTTTTAACCCTTTACTAGTCTAAAATCTAGAAAATTCAAgaacgattcatgattttgaattCACATTATACTTCagcaattttaactctttaaataCAATATCCTAGAAAAATTACTGGTTTTTGAACATTTACTAGTATAAAATTCAGGAACAAGTCATGATTTTTTAAATTCACATTATATATACTTCAGCAATTTTTAACCTTTAAATATaaaatccaaagaaaaattaCTGATTTTTGAACCTTTACTAGTGCAAAATTTAGGAACGATTCATGATTTTTGGATTCACATTATACTCAACAATTTTTAACCTTTAAatacaaaattcaaataaaaaaattactgATTTTTGAACCTTTACTAGTTCAAAATCTAGGGAAATCGAAGAACGATTCATGGTTTTCAAATTCATATTATACTTCAGCAATTTTTAACCTTTAAATACAAAAATAGGAAAATTTACTAGTTTTTGAACCTGTACTAGTGCAAAATTATGGAATGATATGATTATGAGTTCACACTATACTTCAACAATTGAGAGCTATTGCTTCTATCATTCAAACTCCAAGAACAATTACTGAATTTTGAACTTATAAATATTTAAAGTTCAGTAATCGTTTCTGAATTGTTCTGTGCTTTAGATTGAGGTATTGTTGTCCAGACTTGTATTTTCGCAATAATAAGTCGCTACTTTATCAATACAATTTAAAATATGACTAAGCTCAAATAGCCGACCTAAAAAGTGACTATTTACCAAGATCATCCTAGAAAAAGAGATTTAGTCACCGCATAAAGCTCTGTAATATTATATACGCACCATTGTTTAGttacttcttttgttattctGCCGTAAATACTTTAATAAATTAAGCCTAAATTTATGTATTGTTTTGTGTGGAATAAGAATGCATTGATTAAGATAAAAACATAAAAATGACCTCACTCTTTCAGATTTCTTCTTTTCCTTAAAAATATCCATCTTTTTTTATTATAATCCCAACATTACTAATCCTCGCATTATAATTCATTTATTACCATACATGCAATACTTGTTTTCAAAATAGACGACCCAGGATATgctccatttgatgaattttgtgaTTCTATTTCTATCTAGTACTAGATAACTTGATCAGTTTAACAATGATGAGGAGCTTCAGGAGAACAGATTTGCACCAATTACCTAGAAATCCTTTTGCATTGATTGATAATTCAtgtcaacttttttttttttgcaacccttcttttttatttgaatttgtgATCAACAATATACGCgaatttacctaaacaataaaggAAATTTGTGATCCACAATAGTGGGTGAATAATGGACATTTCTAAAATCAAACGGAATAAGTTGATTCATGTATCTTACTAATAGGGGCGGATGTAGCATTATCACGACAAattttttcataaagcactatttttagtggtaattagctatttatagatattatttgctatattacggattgtagatacgttttctattgatataagatgtattagatgtatttaagctactgtattcatgaatacaacaacaacaacaacaacaacaataacaacaacaacgacccagtataatcccacaagtggggtctggggagggtaatatgtacgcagaccttacccctaccccgaagggtagggaggctgtttccaggagaccctcggctcaaaaaacaataggagatgatatattagtaccataaaaattcgtaataaaaataacaacaatatataagagatatgaaatatgaaatatagGCTACTAAATAcgaaaatacgaaatagatggctggtatagtacaactagaaggtaaagccctgcctcaatagacgaccaatgacattcctagtctaactcctaactggatagtctccctctattgtgttgtagaaatattcacactctctcctaacctacaaccctaatgctcgacctccataaatccctatcaagggccatgtcctcagtaatcctaagtcgtgccatgtcatgtctgatcacctctccccaatacttcttaggtctccctctacctctccgcgtgcccactacagccagtcgctcacacctcctcaccggtgcatcagtgctcctcctctgaatgtgcccgaaccatctgagtcttacttcccgcatcttgtcctccatgggggccacacccaccttctctcgaatatctgcattcctaatcttatccatccttgtatgcccgcacatccacctcaacatggGGTTACACTGTTtataaacggaaagtgaatcagttaacataatagactcataatataattcaacaaactcaattataacacacaaattttgtatttccagttataaaaaagattctcaactgaaaaataccccaaaacatagcaatcttcagagaaattatataatacatttgaatacataatttatattaattaaaaaaatatatgaatacgttcatggcatatagcgagacagtgaatccaatgaaatacatagaatatagcgggatacattgaaatacaatgaaaaaaagacagtgaatacaatgaaatacatggaatacagcgtgatacattgaattacaatgaaaaaaaagataatgaatacgatgaaatacatgaaaaatacagcgtgatacgttgaaaatacattaaaatatattaacagaaaatcaagttgctcagccccaaactccgtcgcctttgttcaagaacaaaccctaattttcgGCGGATCCGCCGTCGTTGTCTAACTAAAACTCCTTCATCAACATATAGTCCTCTCCAGATGAAAGACCCGTGAAGCACAGAGGGATTGACCAAATTTTGGGTTGCACAAAATTTAGGAGAAAAGTCAGAAAAGTTTTCGTGGTATACCAAGAAAAATCACCGTTTGTGGCTAATAGTAGGTGATGTGGGTGAGAGAAATTTTGAGATTGAACATCGTATTTTCAGggaatgggggaagagaatggcatgtatcaaagtagagagagaaagaaaatagtgtaactgaatagcgtatttagtggttTAGGGAGTAGGAGATAactaaaattagatattttgctataaacattaaaaggtatctatagaatataatttttttaaatagtatttatttaaaataaataaggtgttaacctttactataggaggtaaaaattccttaattaaacatAACTTTTAACGCAAAACATAAATTTATGcgcaaaaattaattaaaattgtaACAGACAATAAACAATGAGTTTAatgctaaaaatcttaaaagttaaactcataaaatttaaattctgaatttgcCTCTATTTACTAACTAGATGGACTAAAACTATAAAGCTTAACCAAGTTATCACGAAACATGAGCTTTTGACCGGGCCTGGGCAAAGATAACCCGTAGTGGGCTAAGCCCATAAAGTTTGGGTTTCCTATTTTGCATTTGGGCCTCAGATGAGCAAGCAGGCTCCCCCTATTGAGGCCCAATCTTAATGGACTATTTTATACAATGACAGTGCAAATGTTTTTGGAAAATTGATACAGTATAGTCGCTCTAAAAAATAACccgtaaatatttattttttatacattaatataaatatttatacaATCAGTGTAAATTTTTGTATATTTGGCTAGCGGATGCAATTATTTTGATCGACTGGCCAAATGTGTAACTTGCCCAATATTTTTTACACTATAAATGTATTTCAATTGTATCTGGTTATTTTCtgctttttaaaatttaaattaccAATTAATTTATACCTATACTAAGATTAAttatgctgggattagttatccTGGTATTATTTCTTATTGATTGTTTGATATGTTGTATTAATCATCGGGATTGTCAATTTTACTACTTTATCCTAGGATAACTTATCCTGAGATTACTATTCCACCCTCTGACATGTATAACTTACATCGATACTATTTTTAATCTTGAGATAACTTATCCCGGGATTAGTAACTAAATAAGGGATAAgatgatattaaatttttatccCAAAATTATTTTTGCTTATCCATCGTACCAAAGGGTGTGGCCCCTATTAAGGATAAGATGGGGGAAGCACAACTTAGGTAGTTTGATCATGTGAGGAGGATGAGCACGGGCATCACGGTGAGGAGGTGtaagaggttgacattggagggcttACGGAGAGgcagaggtaggccaaagaagaggtgattaggcaagacatggcgcaacttcagctgaccgaggatgACCCTTGATAGTAAGGTATGAAGGTctaggattagggtagtagagtaggtagtctaaaGTGTTCATAACATCGTATTGGCATGcggtctcgctttctgttggtagtaggtttttatgagtaaccattgttttctttcattgttgatcaccttactatcttgttgtttttattctgcttttatatgactttttggtactgtcccttcttgtctatattttcattaatatggTGCTTATATTTTCctgtgccgagggtctattggaaacatccTCTCTATCCTTACAAGGTATGGGGGTAAGGTCTActatacactaccctccctaaATCCCACAgtatgggattatactgggtatgttgttgttattatcCATCGTACCAAACGATCCCTTAGTACGTAGAAGTAAAACTTTTGCAAGAAAGTATACGTGCACATATAGCTGTTGTATTCTCGGGGAAATGATTGATGGATGCATACCAGATGACCAAACATGGGTTTTGTGGTGAGTGGATTTTGGAATAGAAACTGATTAAGGGAAGCAACTGATTTGCAAAAGGCTGACCTGATGGATGAACGTATGGAGTCTAGAACTAACTTGATGCATAGTTGAATAGGGGCGGACGTAGAGTAACTGCATCTGGCATAAATTTATGCGTAAAAATCACTAAAATTACAACAAATGATagatttaaactcataaatttaaaaatacaataaattCAATGCCAAAATCTTAAAAGTTTGACCTACAAAACTGAAATCCCGAATCCGCCTCTAATTGAATGGTTCCTTCAAGTTTTTTAACTAATGCTATTTTAGGCAATCAAAACTTATGTTACACGAACTCTTCAAAATATTGTTGCACCCATGTCAAATCCTCCAAAAATGCATTATTTTGGAGGACCTAACATGCGCCCGACAATATTTTTGAAAAGCCGAGCAACATAGATCAAAATACACTAGTTGATTTTTGAACCACATGTTATCTTTGAATTTCATGAAGGCTATTGCAAGCATTACCAATTCTCAAAGATTGTTGCTTAAACTCATGAAAAAGTCCTCTACAGCTCTATATTTCAAGAATTAATCAAAAGTACATGAAATGATAATTCATTTTACATGaatggaaaaaaaatcaattaacacCACTGAATTTCTCATTCAAAAACAAGAACACATGCACCAAGCCAGTACAAGAAATTAAAAGAATTCGACatgttcgagccgtggaaacaaccactaatgcttgtattaggaTAGGTTGTCTACATCTCACCCCTAAGGGTACGGCCCCTCCACAAATCTTACGTGAATACGAAtacgggatgctttgtgcaccagaCTGCCCTAGTTAGAAATGAGGGGAAAGCCAATTCCGTGACGCTGAGTGGGAAAAACCACAAAAAACATACTACAAATGACTCCAATTGCAACTGGCAAAGCATTAACCAACTCCTCTATTTGATCTGAAGGTCTTGGATAAAAGCAATTCACAACATTCTGATCAAAAAATGCAACAGCTGCAAAAACCAACATTGACATAAAAGCGTGCATGAAATCAATAAACTTCAGCTTATATTTTCTTGCAATTTGATGTGGAATCTTTGCTGATCCATCAATTATCCACAAACCACGTATCGTCGCGAATCCATAGCAAATCTTCCCCTTCTTGTCTGTAAAACTATCAGTAAAACTTAATATGAAACAAGATAATCCACATAGTGTTACAAGTGCGACAGTTAAGGATTTGCCAATTTTGTCACATTCACCTTGGTTTGTAAAAATAGGTGACAAAAGTTGAAATGCAAGAACTGAGCCAGTAGGTAGAAGATTGGCTAAATGGGCTGTGCTTTGAAATGTTTGAGTAATTGCTTTTTGTATAAGGTTTTTTTCTACTTCTGGTAAGGCTAAGTTTTCTAGGAGGAGAGAATTCTCTACATTATCAAGATTTTGGTATGTCTCATTTTCTAccttaatttccatatctcaaaGTCTTTActtactctctttttttttttcttctaactaTTGTAATTTCCATGTTTGAATG includes the following:
- the LOC107760505 gene encoding protein DMP4-like, producing MEIKVENETYQNLDNVENSLLLENLALPEVEKNLIQKAITQTFQSTAHLANLLPTGSVLAFQLLSPIFTNQGECDKIGKSLTVALVTLCGLSCFILSFTDSFTDKKGKICYGFATIRGLWIIDGSAKIPHQIARKYKLKFIDFMHAFMSMLVFAAVAFFDQNVVNCFYPRPSDQIEELVNALPVAIGVICSMFFVVFPTQRHGIGFPLISN